One window of Leptotrichia sp. oral taxon 498 genomic DNA carries:
- a CDS encoding EndoU domain-containing protein has protein sequence MKKNKILSILVVFVVALFAFGKTYFDNMTKNNTDKTYIKGLVAENSDNNKNEKSFGSKKNKNHRSDDFSGNRKYNIDYEHVIGGDENHLGKVTGGHSLLKGDVRIVKKIGQPAKNGVYKATVEIKTSSGKWQQKTSNGGVNTMFPSNWDEARIIDEINSAWENRRDVPGRDKNMWQGLSKSKVLIRGYKSPRITAYPVYENR, from the coding sequence ATGAAAAAAAATAAGATTTTAAGTATTTTAGTAGTATTTGTAGTTGCATTATTTGCTTTTGGAAAAACTTATTTTGACAACATGACTAAAAATAACACAGATAAAACTTATATAAAAGGCTTGGTTGCTGAAAATAGCGATAATAATAAAAATGAAAAGTCTTTCGGTTCTAAAAAAAATAAGAATCACAGGAGTGATGATTTCAGCGGAAATCGGAAGTATAATATAGATTATGAGCATGTAATAGGCGGTGATGAAAACCATTTAGGAAAAGTTACTGGCGGACACTCTCTTTTAAAGGGTGATGTTAGAATTGTAAAAAAAATTGGACAACCTGCAAAAAACGGGGTTTACAAGGCAACTGTTGAAATAAAAACTTCTAGCGGAAAATGGCAGCAAAAGACTTCAAATGGTGGAGTTAATACGATGTTTCCGAGCAATTGGGATGAAGCTAGAATAATTGATGAAATAAACTCAGCTTGGGAAAATAGAAGAGATGTTCCTGGAAGAGATAAAAATATGTGGCAGGGTTTGAGTAAGAGCAAAGTTTTGATAAGAGGATATAAAAGTCCAAGAATTACAGCATACCCTGTTTATGAAAATAGATAA
- a CDS encoding ABC transporter ATP-binding protein, translating into MNDVKLQVRNVSVEFDEKKIIENISIDLREGELVCILGSSGVGKTTLFNVISGLIAPTCGTVFLNGENIVKKSGKISYMLQKDLLLPFKTIIDNVSLPLVIKGEKKSIAREKAQKYFAEFGLAGTEKKYPSQLSGGMRQRAALLRTYMFSCEVALLDEPFSALDAITKRKMQNWYLNIMKKIKLSTLFITHDIDEAILISKRIYIISGSPGKIIKELKIELSEGENGEDVTLTKKFIEYKREILKLL; encoded by the coding sequence ATGAATGATGTTAAATTACAAGTTAGAAATGTATCTGTTGAATTTGATGAAAAAAAAATTATTGAAAATATTTCGATTGATTTGAGAGAGGGAGAACTTGTCTGTATTCTGGGATCGAGCGGAGTTGGGAAAACTACTCTGTTTAATGTGATTTCTGGGTTAATTGCTCCAACTTGCGGAACAGTTTTTCTAAATGGGGAAAATATTGTAAAGAAATCTGGAAAAATAAGTTATATGCTTCAAAAAGATTTACTTTTGCCGTTTAAGACAATTATTGACAATGTATCATTGCCTTTGGTCATAAAAGGTGAGAAAAAGTCTATTGCAAGAGAAAAAGCTCAAAAGTATTTTGCAGAGTTTGGACTTGCGGGTACAGAAAAAAAATATCCTAGTCAACTTTCAGGTGGAATGAGGCAACGTGCAGCACTTTTACGAACTTATATGTTTTCTTGCGAAGTAGCTTTGCTAGATGAGCCATTTAGTGCGCTGGATGCCATAACAAAGCGAAAAATGCAAAACTGGTATTTAAATATAATGAAAAAAATAAAGTTGTCAACGTTATTTATAACTCACGACATTGACGAAGCAATTTTAATTTCCAAAAGAATTTACATTATTTCTGGAAGTCCGGGAAAAATCATAAAGGAACTGAAAATTGAGTTGTCAGAAGGCGAGAATGGTGAAGATGTGACTTTAACAAAAAAATTTATAGAATACAAAAGAGAAATATTAAAACTTTTGTAA
- a CDS encoding class I SAM-dependent methyltransferase — MKIKLNNISETMLITLHARAKDAESKNPILNDKKSSEILSQLDYDFSKFEKAWASYYGILSRAKVMDNEVKKFMEKYPDCAIVSIGCGLDTRFLRIDNGKIKWYNLDLPEVIEKRKLFFEPNERVIDIAKSAFDSAWTKDIKLEGKKLLIISEGVLMYFEEQQIKQFLEILTDNFDSFEAQFDLLYKGTVKMSKKHDTLKNMEAKFSWGVKDGSEVVKLNPKLKQTGLINFTDEMKHHLPGWKKLFIPFFYIFNNRLGIYTYEK, encoded by the coding sequence ATGAAAATAAAACTAAACAATATTTCAGAAACTATGCTTATTACTTTGCATGCACGTGCGAAGGATGCTGAAAGTAAAAATCCAATTTTAAATGATAAAAAATCTTCCGAGATTCTTTCACAGCTGGATTATGATTTTTCAAAATTTGAGAAGGCGTGGGCTTCGTACTATGGGATTCTTTCACGTGCGAAAGTGATGGATAATGAAGTAAAAAAATTTATGGAAAAATATCCAGATTGTGCGATTGTGTCAATTGGCTGTGGACTAGATACGAGATTTTTACGAATAGATAACGGAAAAATAAAATGGTACAATCTTGATTTGCCAGAAGTCATTGAAAAACGAAAGCTCTTTTTTGAACCAAATGAAAGAGTTATAGATATTGCAAAATCTGCATTTGATTCAGCATGGACAAAGGATATTAAGCTGGAAGGGAAGAAATTACTTATTATTTCTGAAGGTGTATTAATGTACTTTGAAGAACAGCAAATTAAACAGTTTTTGGAAATACTAACTGATAATTTTGATTCTTTTGAAGCTCAATTTGACTTGCTTTACAAAGGAACAGTTAAAATGAGTAAAAAACATGATACCTTAAAAAATATGGAAGCAAAATTTAGTTGGGGAGTAAAAGATGGAAGTGAAGTTGTAAAATTAAATCCAAAATTAAAACAAACTGGACTTATTAATTTTACTGACGAAATGAAACATCATCTTCCTGGCTGGAAAAAATTGTTTATTCCATTCTTTTACATTTTTAATAACAGACTTGGAATTTATACTTATGAAAAATAG
- a CDS encoding ABC transporter ATP-binding protein, whose amino-acid sequence MKELKYLLSLSGKHKVKLIFSAIFSIIGTTLSAVPYLLVYQIVLELFKANIDYSKIKFCVSIAIFFIIVKIIMQILSGVFSHIAAFSILYKIRIDLIEHLSKLNMGFFKKNMSGKLKKIINEDIEKLELFIAHQIPDLSSALVTPIIFLGIMIYFNWKLTLVLFIPIILSIMAQGKMFQSYGTHVEHYYTLLANLNATIMEYINAMNVMKAFNLTAKSFKDYRDITQEYADYWIELTELSVPFYSIFLCLTDSGLLFIIPVGGLMLFYNQISVSAYILFILMSTIFLSSLKALFDLAHHLSALTKGLGKIMEINGEQEQKSGNTNFPSNFSGYIKYENVNFAYKNKNVINNFSLEIKSGTSTALVGPSGSGKTTIGLLLGRFWDINSGKITIDGTDIKDFAYTGLADNVSFVFQDTFMLHDTIFENIRMGRDYSLQEVENAAKKAQIHDFVMSLPQKYETVIGEGGIKLSGGEKQRISIARAILKNAPIIVLDEVTSYSDIENEAKIQEALRTLLKGKTAIIIAHRLYTIKNADNIVVMNKGRITEQGTHKELLQNKSEYWHLWNLYSDNDLMENKEI is encoded by the coding sequence ATGAAAGAATTGAAATATTTGCTAAGTTTATCTGGTAAACATAAGGTGAAGCTGATTTTTTCAGCAATATTCAGTATAATTGGTACAACATTGTCTGCTGTGCCTTATCTTCTTGTGTATCAGATTGTTTTGGAGCTTTTTAAGGCGAATATTGATTATTCAAAAATAAAGTTCTGTGTTTCTATTGCGATATTTTTTATAATTGTAAAAATAATTATGCAGATTTTATCAGGGGTATTTTCACATATTGCGGCTTTTTCAATTTTGTACAAGATTAGGATTGATTTGATTGAGCATTTGTCAAAGCTAAATATGGGATTTTTTAAGAAAAATATGTCTGGAAAGCTGAAAAAGATTATTAATGAGGATATTGAAAAATTGGAACTTTTTATTGCACATCAGATTCCAGATTTATCATCAGCACTTGTAACTCCGATAATATTTTTGGGAATTATGATTTACTTTAACTGGAAATTGACACTTGTTTTATTTATTCCAATTATTCTAAGCATAATGGCGCAGGGAAAAATGTTTCAAAGCTACGGAACCCATGTAGAACATTATTATACTCTTCTTGCAAACTTAAACGCTACTATTATGGAATACATAAATGCAATGAATGTTATGAAAGCATTCAACCTTACTGCTAAATCATTCAAGGATTATCGGGATATTACTCAGGAATATGCGGATTACTGGATTGAACTCACAGAATTAAGTGTACCATTTTATTCAATTTTTCTCTGTCTGACTGATTCCGGGCTGCTTTTCATTATTCCCGTTGGCGGACTTATGCTATTTTATAATCAAATTTCAGTATCTGCGTATATTTTATTTATTTTAATGAGTACAATTTTTTTAAGCTCATTAAAGGCATTATTTGACTTGGCACACCATCTTTCCGCATTAACTAAAGGGTTAGGGAAAATTATGGAAATCAATGGGGAACAGGAGCAAAAATCTGGAAACACAAATTTCCCTTCTAATTTTTCAGGCTATATAAAATATGAAAATGTAAATTTTGCATATAAAAATAAAAATGTTATAAATAACTTTTCCTTGGAAATAAAATCTGGAACTTCAACCGCACTTGTAGGGCCTTCTGGCTCAGGAAAAACAACGATAGGACTTCTGCTTGGAAGATTTTGGGATATAAATAGCGGAAAAATAACTATTGATGGAACTGATATTAAGGACTTCGCTTACACAGGATTGGCTGACAATGTTTCGTTTGTCTTTCAGGATACATTTATGCTTCACGATACTATTTTTGAGAATATAAGAATGGGAAGGGATTATTCGCTGCAAGAAGTGGAAAATGCTGCAAAAAAGGCACAAATTCACGATTTTGTAATGTCCTTGCCTCAGAAATACGAAACTGTAATTGGTGAAGGCGGAATTAAGTTAAGCGGTGGGGAAAAGCAGAGAATTTCAATAGCTCGTGCTATTTTAAAAAATGCTCCAATTATCGTGCTGGACGAAGTTACTTCCTACTCTGACATTGAAAACGAAGCCAAGATTCAGGAGGCTCTGCGTACTTTACTAAAAGGAAAAACTGCCATTATCATTGCTCACAGGCTTTACACAATAAAAAATGCCGATAATATCGTTGTAATGAATAAAGGACGTATTACCGAGCAAGGTACTCATAAGGAGCTTCTGCAAAACAAGTCTGAATACTGGCATTTATGGAATTTATATAGCGATAATGATTTGATGGAAAATAAGGAAATTTAG
- a CDS encoding ABC transporter ATP-binding protein: MINDIRNIKTLAGNKYKNLKKPIFFLTIDAIFYMMNYAMFYFTIIDLMNNNFTMKKLIIYTFIMIFAIICRFVLNRIGYIGIQSEGAKIIQDLRIRMGDHLRNLNLGYFNSHNIGNIINIMTNDLQDFEQVITHSTSEIIKLSILTIYLLLIIFAISPLLAILQLIISLTGLVFVILGTKKGAKIALKKKHTMDNVVSRMVEYIAGMELFKAYNLTGEKFKRLKDSFNDLKRESINTEIALAPYVMIFQLITDISFALLLLVSTQLFMASSINKVEFFSYIIIGLSLSNVLKAFSTQYTFIQYLKLATDKLINVHNEKEISYELEKVTLPNYNIKFQNVSFSYEKDTPVLKNITFEAKQGTKTALVGSSGSGKTTVTSLIARFWDCQSGEITIGGVNIQKIYPEELPTNISMIFQDVYLVNDTFENNIRLGKPKAAREEVINAAKNANCHDFIMESENGYDTIIGEGGSTLSGGEKQRISIARALLKDTPIILVDEATASLDADNEYEIRKSFNILTKNKTVITIAHKLNTIKDYDKIIVMFDGIIEEIGNHEQLMENKGRYYKMYTEMEKAQSEFELV; the protein is encoded by the coding sequence ATGATTAACGATATTAGAAATATAAAAACTCTTGCTGGAAATAAATATAAAAATTTGAAAAAGCCAATATTTTTTCTAACAATAGATGCCATATTTTATATGATGAACTATGCAATGTTTTATTTTACAATTATTGATTTGATGAATAATAATTTTACAATGAAAAAGTTGATAATCTATACTTTTATTATGATTTTTGCCATTATATGCAGATTTGTATTAAATCGTATCGGATATATCGGGATTCAAAGCGAGGGAGCTAAAATTATTCAGGATTTGAGAATCAGGATGGGGGATCATTTGAGAAATTTGAATCTGGGATACTTTAACAGTCATAACATTGGGAATATTATTAATATTATGACAAATGATTTACAGGATTTTGAGCAGGTTATAACTCACAGCACATCAGAAATTATAAAGTTATCCATACTGACAATTTATCTTCTGTTAATTATATTTGCAATTTCACCTCTACTTGCCATACTGCAACTAATAATCTCCCTGACTGGATTAGTATTTGTCATTCTGGGAACGAAAAAAGGTGCAAAAATAGCATTGAAAAAGAAGCATACTATGGATAATGTTGTTTCACGTATGGTGGAATATATCGCCGGAATGGAACTTTTTAAAGCATATAATCTGACTGGGGAAAAATTCAAAAGACTAAAGGACAGCTTTAATGATTTGAAAAGGGAAAGTATAAATACTGAAATTGCTCTTGCCCCTTATGTCATGATTTTTCAGCTTATTACGGATATTTCCTTTGCCTTGCTTCTGCTTGTGTCTACACAGCTTTTTATGGCCTCTTCCATTAATAAAGTTGAATTTTTTTCATACATAATTATAGGGCTTTCACTTTCAAACGTGCTAAAAGCCTTTTCTACACAATATACTTTTATCCAATACTTGAAACTTGCCACAGATAAGCTGATAAATGTGCATAATGAAAAGGAAATTTCCTATGAACTTGAAAAAGTTACTTTACCAAATTACAATATAAAATTCCAGAATGTAAGTTTTTCTTATGAAAAAGACACTCCTGTTCTAAAAAACATCACTTTTGAAGCAAAACAGGGGACAAAAACTGCCCTAGTCGGTTCGTCAGGCTCTGGAAAAACAACTGTTACCAGCCTTATTGCAAGATTCTGGGACTGCCAGTCTGGCGAAATTACCATTGGTGGAGTAAATATCCAAAAAATATATCCAGAAGAACTGCCTACAAATATAAGCATGATTTTTCAAGATGTCTACTTGGTAAATGACACTTTTGAAAATAATATAAGGCTGGGAAAGCCTAAGGCTGCAAGGGAAGAAGTAATAAATGCGGCTAAAAATGCCAATTGCCACGATTTTATAATGGAAAGCGAAAATGGATATGACACTATAATCGGAGAAGGCGGCTCTACTTTGTCTGGTGGAGAAAAACAGAGAATTTCAATTGCAAGAGCATTATTAAAGGATACGCCAATTATTTTAGTCGATGAAGCCACAGCCTCACTTGATGCTGATAATGAATACGAAATAAGAAAATCTTTCAATATTCTTACAAAAAATAAAACTGTAATTACAATCGCCCACAAACTCAATACAATAAAAGATTATGACAAAATCATAGTTATGTTCGACGGGATAATCGAAGAAATTGGAAATCATGAGCAGCTTATGGAAAATAAAGGACGATATTACAAAATGTATACTGAAATGGAAAAGGCACAGTCAGAATTTGAACTAGTCTAA
- a CDS encoding ABC transporter substrate-binding protein — protein MKKNFIKILILMVMLILSVSCVKKSKKIRIVLDWTPNTNHTGLFVAKDLGYFKDEGIDVEIVQPPEGSTTALIGAGGAEFGISFQDTLAKSFSSDAPVPVTAVAAIINHNTSGIISLKEKGIDSPKKLEGKRYATWDDEIEKAILKKMVTDDNGNFNNVKMIPNTVTDVVTALRTNIDAVWVYYAWDGVATKLAGLKTNFLKFVDYGPELDFYSPVIIANNDYLKKNPNEAKKVLKAIKKGYEYSIQNPEKAAKILVKNSPEINPKLALASQKWLVSQYKGNAKKWGEIDKNRWDLFYSWLYKNKLIKKQIPSGYGFSNEYLE, from the coding sequence ATGAAAAAAAATTTTATTAAAATCTTAATTTTAATGGTAATGCTGATATTGTCAGTGTCTTGTGTAAAAAAATCTAAAAAAATAAGAATAGTTTTGGATTGGACACCTAATACTAATCACACAGGACTATTTGTCGCAAAAGATTTGGGATATTTTAAAGATGAGGGAATCGATGTAGAGATTGTGCAGCCGCCTGAAGGAAGTACAACAGCACTAATCGGAGCTGGTGGAGCTGAATTTGGAATAAGCTTTCAAGACACACTGGCAAAGTCATTTTCGTCTGATGCACCTGTTCCAGTAACAGCGGTCGCAGCAATAATCAATCACAATACATCTGGAATTATTTCATTGAAAGAAAAAGGTATTGATTCGCCAAAAAAATTGGAGGGTAAAAGATACGCAACTTGGGACGATGAAATTGAAAAAGCCATTTTAAAAAAGATGGTTACCGATGACAACGGAAATTTTAATAACGTAAAAATGATTCCAAACACAGTTACTGATGTTGTGACAGCACTAAGAACAAATATTGATGCGGTCTGGGTTTACTATGCGTGGGATGGTGTTGCAACGAAGCTTGCGGGTCTTAAGACAAACTTTTTAAAATTTGTGGATTATGGGCCTGAGCTTGACTTTTACAGTCCTGTAATTATTGCAAACAACGATTATTTGAAAAAAAATCCAAATGAAGCAAAAAAAGTTTTAAAAGCAATAAAAAAAGGCTATGAATATTCAATTCAAAATCCTGAAAAAGCGGCGAAAATTTTGGTAAAAAATTCGCCTGAAATAAATCCAAAATTAGCGCTTGCCAGTCAAAAGTGGCTAGTTTCACAGTATAAAGGAAACGCTAAAAAATGGGGAGAGATAGATAAAAATAGATGGGATTTATTTTACAGTTGGCTATATAAAAATAAATTGATTAAAAAGCAAATTCCAAGTGGATATGGATTTAGTAATGAGTATTTGGAATAA
- a CDS encoding ABC transporter permease: MKKKSKNIYSKLLNKIAPLIIILCILIKWQILSITGVVPKFMLPSPFDVIKAFVNDFPLLVHHMKVTLVEASLGLGMGVILGFLVAIIMDMFEFFYKSIYPILIITQTIPTVAIAPLLVLWLGYGILPKIVLIVLTSFFPITIGLLDGFKSADKDALKLMKTMGATPFQNFVHIKLPSSIGYFFAGLRISVSYSIIGAVVAEWLGGFDGLGVYMTRVRKSYSFDKMFAVIFLISIISLFLMFVVKKIQKLSMPWEEAI; encoded by the coding sequence TTGAAGAAAAAATCAAAAAATATATACAGTAAACTATTAAATAAAATCGCACCACTAATTATTATTTTATGTATCTTAATAAAGTGGCAAATATTGTCAATTACAGGAGTTGTACCAAAATTTATGCTGCCTTCGCCTTTTGATGTAATAAAGGCTTTTGTAAATGATTTTCCACTTCTTGTGCACCATATGAAGGTTACACTTGTAGAAGCTTCTTTAGGATTGGGAATGGGAGTGATTTTAGGTTTTTTAGTCGCAATTATTATGGATATGTTTGAATTTTTTTACAAGTCCATCTATCCAATTTTAATAATTACTCAAACTATTCCAACTGTTGCGATTGCACCACTTCTGGTACTTTGGCTGGGGTATGGAATTTTACCCAAAATTGTACTTATTGTTTTAACTTCATTTTTTCCGATAACAATAGGACTTTTGGATGGATTTAAGTCGGCGGATAAAGATGCGCTAAAACTTATGAAAACGATGGGAGCAACACCATTTCAGAATTTTGTCCACATAAAGCTTCCAAGTTCGATTGGATATTTTTTTGCGGGACTTAGAATATCTGTCAGCTATTCAATTATAGGCGCAGTTGTTGCTGAATGGCTGGGCGGATTTGATGGACTTGGAGTGTATATGACGAGAGTCAGAAAGTCGTATTCATTTGATAAAATGTTTGCAGTGATATTTTTAATTTCAATAATTAGTTTATTTTTGATGTTTGTTGTAAAAAAAATTCAAAAATTGAGTATGCCTTGGGAAGAAGCTATTTGA
- a CDS encoding thiamine-binding protein, which translates to MSNKINASVAIQVLPNTCENKEVVRIVDKVIEYIKSKNLEMVVGPFETTIEGDYDELMNIVKMCQIIAVEAGAESVMSYVKINYKPRGEILTIEEKIKKYIQ; encoded by the coding sequence ATGTCTAATAAAATCAATGCAAGTGTTGCAATTCAAGTTTTGCCGAATACTTGCGAAAACAAAGAAGTGGTAAGAATAGTGGACAAAGTTATTGAGTACATTAAAAGTAAAAATTTAGAAATGGTAGTTGGACCTTTTGAAACGACGATTGAAGGAGATTATGATGAACTTATGAACATTGTTAAAATGTGTCAAATTATTGCAGTTGAAGCTGGAGCGGAAAGTGTGATGTCGTATGTCAAGATAAATTATAAGCCGAGAGGAGAGATACTCACAATTGAAGAAAAAATCAAAAAATATATACAGTAA
- a CDS encoding methyltransferase regulatory domain-containing protein gives MNNEEKKESYDELVYKANPFADTAMMKLEAYAYFYGLNPQKATKARVLELGTSFGGNLIAQAINFEDNYYVGVDLSHEQIKKGNEIIKKLGLKNIELHQKDILTIDESFGKFDYIISHGVFSWVPNDVKHKMIEICNQNLNENGIAYLSYNTYPGWKEASKVRDMMMYVNKFYPNLSLLEKTERGRLVVEIFKEQIELYPDLKERSKGYLEWMDSVLKHKNYYLGHEYLEMFNDPLYIHQFAELADKNGLKYFTDTNLKLSMATSYKKETVEKLQQLSGGDNVIKEQCIDFILDTKFRKSLMCKKSQTEKLNFSESIPNTIIDTLYYVIKNKIEIAELEDKVLEEALKHLLSKKHGEFQIEDAKKFLEDKDLNQEQKDKIVQEIRGFILNNVITGNLNFYLTRIERVSFVENETYVPEKFIKYVEVILSEDGQYIGIGNFKNEIFPVDTIELLLLQQLKEPTTKDKLISELEKLGLKRMVDGKEEDVDPAEYLEMFLEKYENLNFFKRK, from the coding sequence ATGAATAACGAAGAAAAAAAAGAAAGTTACGATGAATTAGTCTATAAAGCAAATCCGTTTGCAGATACTGCGATGATGAAATTGGAAGCATATGCATATTTTTATGGACTTAATCCTCAAAAAGCTACAAAAGCTCGAGTGCTAGAGTTAGGGACATCTTTTGGAGGAAATTTAATTGCTCAAGCGATTAATTTTGAAGATAACTATTATGTTGGTGTGGATTTGTCACATGAACAGATAAAAAAAGGAAATGAAATTATAAAAAAATTGGGATTAAAGAATATTGAGTTACATCAAAAGGATATTTTGACAATTGATGAAAGCTTTGGTAAATTTGATTATATAATTTCTCATGGTGTTTTTTCATGGGTTCCGAATGATGTAAAACATAAAATGATAGAAATTTGTAACCAAAATCTGAATGAAAACGGAATTGCATATTTGTCATACAATACTTATCCAGGTTGGAAAGAAGCCTCAAAAGTAAGAGATATGATGATGTACGTAAATAAATTTTATCCAAACCTTTCATTGCTTGAAAAAACAGAAAGAGGAAGATTAGTTGTAGAAATTTTTAAAGAACAGATAGAACTTTATCCAGATTTGAAAGAAAGAAGCAAGGGTTATTTAGAATGGATGGATAGCGTGCTAAAACATAAGAATTATTATCTTGGACACGAATATTTGGAAATGTTTAATGATCCACTGTACATTCACCAATTTGCTGAGCTAGCTGATAAAAATGGATTAAAATATTTTACTGATACAAATCTAAAATTATCAATGGCAACTTCTTATAAAAAGGAAACTGTAGAAAAGTTACAGCAGTTGTCTGGTGGAGATAATGTAATCAAAGAACAATGCATAGATTTTATCTTGGATACAAAATTTAGAAAATCACTTATGTGTAAGAAAAGTCAAACGGAGAAATTAAATTTTTCTGAAAGTATACCTAATACAATAATTGACACTCTTTATTATGTGATAAAAAATAAAATAGAGATAGCCGAACTTGAAGACAAAGTTTTGGAAGAGGCATTAAAACATTTGCTTAGCAAAAAACATGGTGAATTTCAAATAGAAGATGCGAAGAAGTTTTTAGAAGATAAAGATTTAAATCAAGAGCAAAAAGATAAAATAGTTCAAGAAATAAGAGGATTTATTTTAAATAATGTAATAACAGGAAACCTAAACTTTTATTTGACAAGAATTGAAAGAGTAAGTTTTGTGGAAAATGAAACTTATGTTCCAGAAAAATTTATCAAATATGTGGAAGTTATTTTAAGTGAAGACGGACAATATATCGGAATTGGAAACTTTAAAAATGAAATTTTCCCTGTGGATACCATTGAACTCTTACTTTTGCAGCAGTTAAAAGAACCTACAACTAAAGATAAATTAATAAGTGAATTAGAAAAATTGGGACTTAAGAGAATGGTTGATGGAAAAGAGGAAGATGTAGATCCAGCTGAATATTTAGAAATGTTTTTGGAAAAATATGAAAATTTGAATTTTTTCAAAAGAAAATAA